A window of Strigops habroptila isolate Jane chromosome 5, bStrHab1.2.pri, whole genome shotgun sequence contains these coding sequences:
- the LOC115608776 gene encoding homeobox protein vex1-like: MRPLPTSSPPHHPPPALTPDRFPAAAPRDREAADRSSPEREAEAGAGTGRPRTKFSAAQLQELERSFREQRYIGASEKRRLAAVLNLSQGQIKTWFQNRRMKFKRQTQDARVEALFSGLFLPYRCYPDIATSSCSHGTDVNISSTSPVSLHPTTPRPVLLLPSVPAQSLHPILPSPVLLLPSSPGLSCYSSAIPAMTQTDEHKRLRFQPYLPSC, encoded by the exons ATGCGGCCTCTGCCTACGTCatcccctccccaccaccccccccccgccctgaCGCCAGACCGTTTCCCCGCAGCCGCGCCCCGGGACCGGGAGGCCGCAGACCGCAGCAGCCCCGAGCGCGAAGCCGAGGCCGGCGCCGGGACCGGGAGGCCCCGCACCAAGTTCTCGGCCGcgcagctgcaggagctggagcggAGCTTCCGTGAGCAGCGCTACATCGGAGCCAGCGAGAAGCGGCGGCTGGCCGCCGTGCTGAACCTCTCCCAGGGCCAG atAAAAACCTGGTTCCAGAATCGTCGTATGAAGTTTAAACGTCAAACTCAAGATGCCAGAGTGGAAGCTCTTTTCTCAGGCTTGTTTTTGCCATATCGTTGTTACCCAGATATTGCTACATCCAGCTGTTCTCATGGGACGGATGTCAACATCTCTTCTACCTCTCCTGTTTCCCTTCACCCCACTACGCCAAGGCCTGTCTTGTTGTTACCTTCTGTTCCAGCTCAGTCTCTTCACCCGATTTTGCCAAGTCCAGTGTTACTATTGCCTTCCAGCCCAGGACTATCTTGTTACTCCTCTGCAATTCCAGCAATGACTCAAACTGATGAGCATAAAAGACTGAGGTTCCAGCCATACCTTCCTTCCTGTTAA
- the LOC115608654 gene encoding homeobox protein vent1-like, with the protein MSQAQLPSAEKKPQGVRPHICCAPPPRPPTSLGSTPLLVRAEPRWGGPRPSQPADSQPCTAEPCRDSPREPTDPYPSEPAPDSGWLSADESSGYESESAGAERAAEAAAAESRGRQRRARTAFTSEQVCRLEKTFQRQKYLGASERRKLAAALQLSEIQIKTWFQNRRMKLKRQIQDNQHSLAAPTSLYSFSPGTSPALFQDGLRYPFAAQHQRLMPFAPVPAVQFGFSFPRYGASQSTYHFKANELPYYHRHFLPHPSFHPVIQNKMDKQCHPVYAL; encoded by the exons ATGAGCCAGGCCCAACTCCCTTCGGCAGAGAAAAAGCCCCAAGGAGTCAGGCCTCACATCTGCTGCGCAcctcctccccgcccccccACTTCCCTCGGCAGTACCCCGCTCCTGGTCAGGGCCGAGCCCCGATGGGGCGGGCCGCGGCCGAGCCAGCCGGCGGACAGCCAGCCTTGCACAGCCGAGCCCTGCCGAGACAGTCCCCGGGAGCCTACCGACCCATACCCGTCGGAGCCAG CCCCCGACAGCGGCTGGCTGAGCGCTGACGAGTCCTCGGGCTACGAGAGCGAGAGCGCGGGCGCGGAGCGCGCCGCGGAGGCGGCAGCGGCGGAGAGCCGCGGTCGGCAGCGGCGGGCGCGGACCGCCTTCACCTCGGAGCAGGTCTGCCGGCTGGAGAAGACCTTCCAGCGCCAGAAGTACCTGGGGGCCTCTGAGCGGAGGAAGCTGGCGGCTGCCTTGCAGCTCTCGGAGATCCAG ATCAAGACCTGGTTTCAGAACAGGAGGATGAAACTGAAGAGGCAGATACAGGACAACCAGCACAGCCTTGCGGCTCCTACTTCACTCTACAGCTTCTCTCCGGGCACCTCCCCGGCTCTGTTCCAGGATGGGCTCCGCTACCCCTTTGCTGCACAGCACCAGAGACTCATGCCTTTTGCCCCAGTGCCTGCTGTGCAGTTTGGCTTCTCCTTTCCCAGATACGGTGCATCGCAAAGTACCTACCACTTCAAGGCAAATGAGCTGCCCTACTACCATCGACACTTTCTCCCtcatccttccttccatccaGTTATTCAGAACAAAATGGACAAGCAATGTCACCCTGTATACGCATTATAG